One Diabrotica virgifera virgifera chromosome 3, PGI_DIABVI_V3a genomic window carries:
- the LOC114336043 gene encoding uncharacterized protein LOC114336043 has product MPHHGSCVVFDCLLTWRNSDVKFLRFPTSKSRSEQREKWIKAVRRQNLDGSSWTPRPSDRICSTHFIGNTVSLHPHDPNYVPTIFPNIYKEMITNPITALNRFNRVHGHSVKKVIGMNSLNKSTEITTQTNIELNSQQLHEEYQIEEDEDQKGRAKKVIGMNSSNNSTEITTQTNIEIDSQQLHEEYQIEEDEDQKDHNLLELVNTNSNESDYNKLVTLFDKTVDAACQVYIWNENKPYPHDNTFVCNRYIYQSSSSSDAEIQTDLCGSNEVILEGIKIEMVEDRSAIFNI; this is encoded by the exons atgccTCATCACGGTTCCTGCGTCGTTTTTGACTGCCTACTTACGTGGAGAAATAGTGACGTAAAATTCTTGCGTTTTCCTACATCTAAAAGTAGGTCAGAACAAAGAGAAAAATGGATTAAAGCTGTACGGAGACAGAA TTTAGATGGATCCAGCTGGACTCCAAGGCCTTCTGATAGAATATGCAGTACACACTTTATAGGAAATACAGTATCACTTCATCCACATGATCCCAATTATGTACCAACTATATTTCCAAATATTTACAAAGAAATGATAACTAATCCAATTACTGCTTTAAACAG GTTTAATCGTGTGCATGGGCACAGTGTTAAAAAAGTTATTGGAATGAACTCTTTGAACAAATCCACAGAAATTACCACACAAACAAATATCGAACTTAACTCACAGCAGCTACACGAAGAATATCAAATTGAAGAAGATGAAGATCAAAAAGGTCGTGCTAAAAAAGTTATTGGAATGAACTCTTCGAACAATTCCACAGAAATTACCACACAAACAAATATTGAAATTGACTCACAGCAGCTACACGAAGAATATCAAATTGAAGAAGATGAAGATCAAAAAGATCATAATTTACTTGAACTTGTAAACACAAATAGTAATGAAAGTGATTACAATAAACTCGTTACATTGTTTGATAAAACTGTTGATGCAGCCTGTCAAGTTTATATCTGGAATGAGAACAAACCATATCCACATGATAATACGTTTGTTTGTAATCGGTACATTTACCAATCTTCTTCTTCATCGGATGCGGAAATTCAAACTGATCTTTGTGGATCAAATGAAGTAATACTTGAGGGGATTAAAATAGAAATGGTAGAAGATAGAAGTgctattttcaacatttga
- the LOC126881905 gene encoding uncharacterized protein LOC126881905 has translation MPKTKKIGTRQFFSYSEDDLKKAIEAVTQNGISRKAAARQFNVPRTTLIRKLYSPATTPRKMGPATELSEAEENVFENWVLAMARKGFPIHRQNLMLSVKKFLEETGRETKYLLNKTPGRSWFQGFLKRHPKIKERYPEAVSKARAAVTQDRIEAWFDEIQLFLEEDRYDEILLDPTRVFNADEAGFCLCPKSEKVLGPVGYKEDFYIRVSSEKEQITVMATFSADGKHVPPMLIFPYKRIPEAIAKSVPENWGLGRSDSGWMTSQVFYEYISNHFLPYLKSNNIQRPVILFVDGHRSHSTKHVSQLCDDNGIILVSLFPNTTHIMQPADVSVFKPLKAGWSAEVRNWKFQNFPKDVTRSTFGTILESVFSKYASEETIKNGFRRSGLYPFNKNNVDYTKCIPNRIVAAQISDKETPKNALDVLENKIEKKYLTEFIQTYSKRETWSGDISYSKLYSVWAEIKMDYENENPQQKEIHPKNISITSPVAGPSRRQWETPPQKLEYENPQQKEIHPKNIGITSPVAGPSRRQWETPPQKNIRYYEEKESEGFKIPTPFKKCLVFPQTPDGTLKTPKHKRKIFPAVVSSAKYREFYENEVKKKNGPKITKRKQQKTNTVNEESSSNSDMDVTYLDEDLDLSENENIILKTNQHVIVKYMDTHYPGIVLKHDEFGADIRTMVSAGINSWKWPVKEDVLYYFIEDIVFNIKEPEVKNNRGHFSVPEMAKYNGVHY, from the exons ATgccgaaaactaaaaaaattggCACTCGCCAGTTTTTTTCATATAGCGAAGACGACTTGAAAAAAGCTATTGAAGCTGTAACACAAAATGGAATTAGTAGAAAAGCTGCAGCACGTCAGTTTAATGTTCCTCGAACCACACTGATCCGTAAATTATACTCGCCTGCTACTACTCCTCGGAAAATGGGTCCAGCAACAGAGCTTTCTGAAGCAGaagaaaatgtttttgaaaactGGGTACTAGCAATGGCTCGCAAGGGTTTTCCTATTCATAGACAAAACCTTATGTTATCAGTGAAAAAATTTCTTGAGGAAACTGGCCGAGaaactaaatatttattaaataaaactcCTGGGCGTTCTTGGTTTCAAGGATTTTTAAAACGTCACCCTAAAATTAAAGAGAGATATCCTGAAGCTGTCAGCAAAGCTCGGGCAGCAGTAACACAAGACCGAATTGAAGCATGGTTTGATGAAATTCAACTTTTTTTAGAGGAAGATAGATATGATGAAATATTATTAGATCCAACTCGGGTATTCAATGCAGATGAGGCAGGATTTTGCCTATGTCCGAAGAGTGAAAAAGTTCTAGGCCCTGTAGGCTACAAAGAAGATTTTTATATTAGGGTATCATCGGAAAAAGAGCAGATAACCGTAATGGCCACTTTTTCAGCAGATGGCAAGCATGTTCCTCCAATGTTGATCTTTCCTTACAAGAGAATCCCAGAAGCTATAGCTAAATCAGTGCCAGAAAATTGGGGTCTTGGTAGATCTGATTCAGGGTGGATGACATCCCAAGTATTTTATGAATACATTTCGAACCATTTCCTGCCATATTTAAAATCCAACAATATCCAAAGGCCAGTAATTTTATTCGTCGATGGGCATCGATCACATTCAACAAAACATGTTAGCCAGCTATGCGATGATAATGGAATTATTTTGGTATCACTTTTTCCCAACACTACCCATATTATGCAACCAGCTGACGTATCTGTTTTTAAACCTCTTAAAGCTGGTTGGTCAGCAGAAGTGAGAAACTGGAAATTTCAAAACTTTCCAAAAGATGTGACACGTTCTACTTTTGGTACTATTTTAGAAtctgtttttagtaaatatgcTTCTGAGGAAACAATTAAAAATGGATTTAGAAGAAGTGGGTTGTATccctttaataaaaataatgttgattacaCAAAATGCATACCAAACAGAATAGTTGCTGCACAGATTTCTGATAAAGAAACACCTAAAAATGCCTTAGATGTACtagaaaataaaattgaaaaaaaataccttacagaatttatacaaacatattcaaaaaGAGAAACCTGGTCTGGAGACATATCTTATTCAAAGCTTTATAGTGTCTGGGCCGAAATTAAAATGGATTATGAAAATGAAAATCCTCAACAGAAAGAAATACACCCCAAAAATATAAGTATTACGTCACCAGTCGCTGGACCATCGAGACGTCAATGGGAAACACCTCCCCAAAAATTGGAATATGAAAATCCTCAACAGAAAGAAATACAccccaaaaatataggtattacATCACCAGTCGCTGGACCATCGAGACGTCAATGGGAAACACCTCCCCAAAAAAACATTCGCTACTATGAAGAAAAAGAATCAGAAGGGTTTAAAATTCCAACtccatttaaaaaatgtttagtaTTTCCTCAAACGCCTGATGGAACTTTAAAAACAccaaaacacaaaagaaaaatatttcctGCAGTAGTTTCAAGTGCGAAATATCGAGAATTTTACGAGAATgaagtaaagaagaagaatggtccgaaaataacaaaaagaaaacaacaaaaaacaaatacagtcaACGAAGAAAGCAGCTCTAATTCAGATATGGACGTTACTTATCTCGACGAAGATCTTGATCTTAGTGAAAATGAAAACATCATACTAAAGACAAATCAACATGTTATTGTCAAGTACATGGATACACATTATCCAG GAATAGTTCTGAAACATGATGAATTCGGGGCAGATATCCGAACTATGGTTAGTGCTGGCATAAATTCCTGGAAATGGCCAGTTAAAGAAGACGTATTATATTACTTTATTGAAGACATAGTTTTTAATATAAAAGAACCTGAAGTAAAGAACAATAGGGGTCATTTTAGTGTGCCTGAAATGGCAAAATATAATGGTGTCCATTACTAA